One Spinacia oleracea cultivar Varoflay chromosome 4, BTI_SOV_V1, whole genome shotgun sequence DNA segment encodes these proteins:
- the LOC130472043 gene encoding uncharacterized protein, translating into MAIESNDSDSSQTNSGGNNNNFDPYFIANSDNPTSTLVAIPFSGVNFVHWSRNVKRALIAKNKEGFINGELNKPAVNHKDYTKWKRADFMVVSWILSSMNHDLADDFGYIDNAADLWHELTERFGQSNGPLIYQLKKEIENLTQENMTIVSYYSKLKKLWDEMQTLRAFPTCTCGVMLTCSCQFLKKVAEFEEEDKMIKFLLGLNGGFDSTTTNVLAMDPMRNLNRVFSITQQIGKQKEVSNTAAKYSAISSSAMAAQSHKGSQVQKYTGNYGKKDWKDLKKEKLNRICTHCKGKGHTIDQCFKIIGYPDWYNSIKASKASSSNGARFAAHVNSANDIWDDPLDNAAGDAGVMNSAMLNAICQEVMKVMKGQQTQNGDNNAASCSYANYAGTISHSFNCGTTKCSPDHVWIVDSGACDHMT; encoded by the coding sequence ATGGCGATTGAAAGCAATGACAGTGACAGCTCTCAAACAAATTCTGGAGGTAACAACAACAATTTTGATCCTTATTTCATAGCTAATTCAGATAATCCTACTTCTACTTTAGTTGCAATTCCATTTTCTGGTGTGAATTTTGTTCACTGGAGTAGAAATGTGAAGAGAGCTTTGATAGCTAAGAATAAAGAAGGTTTCATAAATGGTGAATTGAACAAACCTGCTGTTAATCACAAGGATTACACGAAATGGAAACGAGCTGATTTCATGGTTGTGAGCTGGATTCTAAGTTCTATGAATCATGATCTGGCTGATGATTTTGGCTACATTGATAATGCTGCTGATTTGTGGCATGAATTAACTGAAAGATTTGGACAATCTAATGGTCCATTAATCTATCAGTTAAAGAAGGAAATAGAGAATTTGACTCAAGAAAACATGACTATAGTGTCATATTACAGTAAGCTGAAGAAGCTGTGGGATGAAATGCAGACTCTAAGAGCCTTTCCTACTTGTACTTGTGGTGTAATGCTGACCTGTAGTTGTCAGTTTTTGAAGAAAGTGGCTGAGTTCGAAGAAGAAGACAAAATGATAAAGTTCTTGCTTGGCTTAAATGGAGGTTTTGACAGTACCACCACTAATGTGTTGGCTATGGATCCTATGCGTAACCTGAATAGAGTATTTTCAATTACTCAGcaaataggaaaacaaaaggAAGTGAGTAATACTGCTGCTAAATACAGTGCTATAAGCAGTAGTGCCATGGCTGCACAATCTCACAAGGGTAGTCAGGTTCAGAAATATACTGGAAATTATGGAAAGAAAGACTGGAAAGATTTAAAGAAGGAGAAACTGAACAGGATTTGCACTCATTGTAAGGGAAAAGGACATACTATAGACCAATGTTTCAAGATAATTGGTTATCCAGATTGGTATAACTCTATCAAGGCATCCAAAGCCAGTAGTTCAAATGGTGCCAGATTTGCTGCTCATGTAAATTCTGCAAATGATATCTGGGATGATCCTCTTGATAATGCTGCTGGTGATGCTGGTGTGATGAATAGTGCAATGCTCAATGCTATTTGTCAGGAAGTTATGAAGGTGATGAAAGGACAACAGACACAGAATGGTGACAACAATGCAGCTAGTTGTTCCTATGCAAACTATGCAGGTACAATTTCTCATTCTTTTAATTGTGGTACAACTAAATGCAGTCCTGATCATGTGTGGATAGTTGATTCTGGTGCTTGTGACCATATGACCTAA
- the LOC110784649 gene encoding NAC domain-containing protein 76-like, producing the protein MMPGNGGSGQISVPPGFRFHPTDEELLYYYLKKKVSYEAIDLDVIREVDLNKLEPWDLKDRCKIGSGPQNEWYFFSHKDKKYPTGTRTNRATAAGFWKATGRDKAIYLGNNARRIGMRKTLVFYTGRAPHGHKTDWIMHEYRLNDDDPQLQQEDGWVVCRVFKKKNHTRGLQSEVLHEDDYENTSAPNNHHSSNQMMKLSTNPNTSPTLYPQRQHGYNIQPLMLPNNYYNTDYTFDGAMHLPQLASPPDPISVPGGSTLFTTMDNILRLSTPAAGGLLNTQQLLSNNGGEWGFLDKLLANYQSLDQHQHQRQHEQQQPLQNKIVAGTPNHHHHHDHSLGMTSTNALQLHHQHKFC; encoded by the exons ATGATGCCGGGAAATGGTGGGAGTGGGCAAATCTCCGTTCCTCCGGGGTTTCGCTTTCATCCAACTGATGAAGAGCTACTATACTATTATTTGAAGAAGAAGGTTTCTTATGAAGCTATTGATCTTGATGTTATTAGAGAGGTTGACCTTAACAAGCTTGAGCCATGGGATCTCAAAG ATAGATGCAAGATAGGGTCAGGACCTCAGAACGAATGGTACTTCTTCAGCCATAAGGACAAAAAGTATCCAACAGGTACTCGAACAAACCGTGCAACTGCAGCCGGATTTTGGAAAGCAACTGGTAGAGACAAGGCAATCTACCTTGGCAATAATGCCAGGCGAATTGGCATGAGGAAAACCTTAGTCTTTTACACTGGACGTGCTCCTCATGGTCACAAAACGGATTGGATCATGCATGAATATCGACTTAACGATGATGATCCTCAACTCCAG CAAGAAGATGGGTGGGTGGTGTGCCGAGTATTCAAGAAGAAGAATCATACAAGAGGTTTACAATCTGAAGTATTACACGAAGACGATTACGAGAATACTAGCGCACCAAACAATCACCACTCCTCTAACCAGATGATGAAGCTTAGTACAAACCCTAATACTTCTCCAACCCTATACCCACAAAGGCAACATGGTTACAACATCCAACCATTAATGCTCCCTAACAACTACTATAACACCGATTACACTTTCGATGGCGCCATGCATCTTCCACAATTGGCTAGTCCACCCGACCCGATATCAGTCCCCGGTGGTAGTACTCTCTTCACTACCATGGACAATATATTGAGACTAAGTACACCCGCCGCCGGAGGACTGTTGAATACTCAACAATTGTTGTCTAATAATGGCGGCGAATGGGGGTTCTTGGATAAGCTTCTTGCAAATTACCAAAGCTTAgatcaacatcaacatcaacGTCAGCATGAACAACAACAACCATTACAAAACAAGATCGTAGCTGGCACGccgaatcatcatcatcatcatgatCATTCTTTAGGAATGACCTCAACTAATGCTCTTCAACTACATCACCAGCATAAGTTTTGTtga
- the LOC110784654 gene encoding uncharacterized protein, with translation MALPGKYCLGSVSYSILVNGFPTKPIPAKKGLRQGDPMSPYLFAIDDLLMFARAYIPSVSAIFQAFTKFSKASGLEANLHKSDVCVAGVSDTAASQIVDALGIAKGSFPFKYLGVPLTTRKLSYTDCKPLIEKTVARIKSWATKFLPYAGRLQLVRSVLFGIQLYWCQIFVMPKKNKAAVLKHYWALSMKQDRLWIKWMHTYYVKHHNFWTMQVPNGLTWSMRKFWANREVFVDFGDIDQFITHGKYSIQKMYLHLRQNATTVSWKRIICNSKASPKATFIVWLALQNRLATKERLLKWNMQIDGGCVSCQTQVETLEHLFYECIFSKRVWSSVLSKIGVDITIQTWQGEIDWEAKKSRGTKPRDKICNMAFVETIYNIWLQRNSKVFKSSIDYVDVISSRIVFLIACRCDDQMRKCLV, from the exons ATGGCCCTTCCTGGAAAGTAT TGCCTTGGTTCTGTCTCTTATTCTATCCTAGTGAATGGATTTCCTACCAAACCAATTCCAGCAAAGAAAGGTTTGAGGCAAGGGGACCCCATGTCCCCTTATCTGTTTGCTATAG atgatctgCTGATGTTTGCTAGGGCTTATATTCCTTCTGTGTCTGCTATTTTTCAAGCTTTTACTAAATTCTCAAAAGCTTCTGGTTTGGAAGCTAATTTGCATAAGAGTGATGTGTGCGTTGCTGGTGTATCTGATACTGCTGCTAGTCAAATTGTTGATGCTTTGGGCATAGCTAAAGGCTCATTTCCTTTTAAGTATTTGGGGGTCCCACTTACTACCAGGAAACTTAGTTATACTGATTGCAAGCCTTTGATTGAAAAAACAGTTGCTAGGATCAAAAGTTGGGCTACTAAGTTTCTGCCTTATGCTGGAAGACTGCAACTAGTAAGATCAGTGCTGTTTGGGATTCAACTCTATTGGTGCCAGATCTTTGTCATGCCTAAAAAG AACAAGGCAGCTGTGTTGAAGCACTACTGGGCTTTGTCAATGAAGCAAGACAGATTATGGATCAAGTGGATGCATACATACTATGTGAAACATCATAACTTCTGGACTATGCAAGTTCCTAATGGGCTTACTTGGTCTATGAGGAAATTTTGGGCAAATAGAGAAGTGTTTGTGGATTTTGGGGATATTGATCAGTTCATCACTCATGGAAAATACAGCATTCAAAAGATGTATCTTCACTTGAGGCAAAATGCAACTACAGTTAGTTGGAAGAGAATTATATGTAACAGTAAAGCTAGTCCAAAAGCCACATTTATTGTTTGGCTAGCCCTTCAGAATAGATTAGCTACTAAAGAGAGATTGCTAAAATGGAATATGCAGATTGATGGTGGCTGTGTTAGTTGTCAGACACAGGTTGAAACACTGGAACACTTATTTTATGAGTGTATTTTCTCAAAAAGGGTGTGGAGTTCTGTGTTGAGCAAAATTGGAGTAGACATAACAATTCAGACCTGGCAAGGAGAGATTGATTGGGAAGCAAAGAAGAGCAGAGGTACAAAGCCAAGGGACAAAATCTGCAATATGGCATTTGTGGAAACAATTTACAATATCTGGCTGCAAAGAAACTCTAAAGTTTTTAAAAGCAGTATTGATTATGTTGATGTAATTAGCTCGAGGATTGTTTTCCTTATTGCTTGTAGATGTGATGATCAGATGAGGAAGTgtttggtttga
- the LOC130472044 gene encoding uncharacterized protein, with product MNICSWSVRGMNDPSKVGDIKNFVNVNKISVVALIETRVKLKNSSKIQNKFGAQWHWVSNYDHSDRGRIWIAVYGLHSIETRRSLWRELSSLSALNNLAWLVMGDFNSILYSGDRVNGNSVTNAETIDFETCLSQTDLTELKSCGHFYSWYKGHEVHRISSRIDKAFGNSCWHGTYSDVVVDYMNLGLSDHTPLVMNYKMNMKKGGRPFKFFNYMADHPQFLQAVQKGWEKNQTTSVMQNVWSKLKAVKVELKALHKKEFSQLETNIEKCIRDLEMAQSISIANPDDSVAQEKEKECVAKLKLFLKVQESAYRQKSRIQWLQLGDSNSKFFFSAMKERYAINSIDVLYDDHGTKLTTETDIQAEIKNFYGKLIGSAATSLTGIDVPIVRHGIQLSAADADSLIIPISDLEIDTAIKGINVNKAPGLDGFNSLFFHKTWNIVKADIYNAIRDFFDTGVLLKPINLNSKNARCNWEGGSLCPGRIHSWKKYCR from the exons ATGAACATCTGTAGCTGGAGTGTGAGGGGTATGAATGACCCCAGTAAGGTTGGAGATATTAAGAACTTTGTTAATGTCAATAAAATTAGTGTAGTTGCTCTCATTGAGACTAGAGTTAAGTTGAAGAATAGTAGCAAAATCCAGAATAAGTTTGGGGCTCAGTGGCATTGGGTCTCTAATTATGATCATTCTGATAGGGGGAGAATATGGATTG CAGTGTATGGTCTTCATTCCATTGAAACTAGAAGATCATTGTGGAGAGAATTAAGTAGCTTAAGTGCCCTTAATAATCTAGCTTGGTTGGTGATGGGGGATTTTAATTCTATTCTCTATTCTGGGGATAGGGTGAATGGCAATTCAGTCACTAATGCAGAAACTATTGATTTTGAAACCTGTTTGAGTCAGACTGATCTCACAGAACTCAAAAGCTGTGGACATTTTTATTCTTGGTATAAGGGGCATGAGGTGCATAGAATTAGTTCAAGAATTGATAAAGCTTTTGGCAATTCCTGTTGGCATGGTACTTACTCTGATGTGGTGGTTGATTACATGAATCTTGGATTATCAGATCACACTCCTCTGGTTATGAATTATAAGATGAATATGAAGAAGGGAGGTAGACCATTCAAGTTCTTTAATTACATGGCAGATCATCCCCAGTTTTTGCAAGCTGTGCAGAAAGGTTGGGAGAAGAATCAAACAACTTCAGTAATGCAGAATGTATGGAGCAAACTTAAAGCAGTTAAAGTAGAACTTAAAGCTCTACACAAAAAGGAATTTTCTCAGTTAGAAACTAATATTGAGAAATGCATAAGGGACTTGGAAATGGCTCAATCTATCAGCATTGCTAATCCTGATGATAGTGTTGCTCAGGAAAAGGAGAAAGAGTGTGTGGCAAAGCTTAAATTGTTTCTGAAAGTTCAAGAAAGTGCATATAGGCAGAAGTCTAGAATTCAGTGGCTTCAGCTTGGGGACTCTAACTCCAAATTCTTCTTCAGTGCCATGAAGGAGAGGTATGCCATTAATAGCATTGATGTTTTATATGATGATCATGGTACAAAGCTGACAACTGAGACTGACATTCAGGCTGAAATTAAAAACTTTTATGGAAAATTGATTGGTTCTGCTGCAACTTCTCTAACTGGTATTGATGTTCCTATTGTTAGACATGGGATTCAATTGAGTGCTGCTGATGCAGACTCTCTCATTATTCCAATTTCTGACTTGGAAATTGATACTGCTATTAAGGGAATCAATGTGAATAAAGCTCCTGGTTTGGATGGCTTTAACAGTCTCTTTTTTCATAAAACCTGGAATATTGTGAAAGCTGACATTTACAATGCAATCAGGGATTTTTTTGATACTGGTGTTCTGCTGAAGCCAATTAATCTTAACAGCAAGAATGCAAGGTGTAATTGGGAAGGTGGTTCATTGTGCCCAGGCAGGATTCATTCCTGGAAGAAATATTGCAGATAA